One window of Phycisphaeraceae bacterium genomic DNA carries:
- a CDS encoding heme-binding protein → MNKSLALSLLALPIALAAVGGMGAAEYACCEADSPAGSSVSLKPVLTLEGANRVLEAAINEARKRNAGGAIAVVDDGGNLIAFQRVDGTFAAGAEVSIGKARTAALFKKPTRAFEESINKGRTALVGVNAMTPLQGGIPIERDGAIIGAIGVSGAHSQGEDEEIALAGAAAVASSGATSAAK, encoded by the coding sequence ATGAACAAGTCGCTCGCACTTTCGCTGCTCGCTCTTCCGATCGCTTTGGCCGCGGTCGGCGGCATGGGCGCCGCCGAATACGCGTGCTGCGAGGCGGATAGCCCGGCCGGCAGCTCAGTTTCGCTCAAGCCCGTGCTGACGCTCGAGGGCGCCAATCGCGTTCTCGAGGCGGCGATCAACGAAGCCCGCAAACGCAACGCCGGCGGCGCGATCGCGGTCGTCGACGACGGGGGCAACCTCATCGCGTTTCAGCGGGTCGACGGCACATTCGCGGCGGGCGCGGAAGTTTCGATCGGAAAAGCCAGGACTGCCGCGCTCTTCAAGAAGCCGACTCGCGCCTTTGAGGAATCGATCAACAAGGGCCGAACCGCGCTTGTTGGAGTCAATGCGATGACACCGCTGCAGGGCGGCATTCCGATCGAGCGCGACGGAGCCATCATCGGCGCGATCGGCGTCAGCGGGGCGCATTCACAAGGCGAAGACGAAGAAATCGCTCTCGCCGGCGCCGCTGCTGTCGCATCCTCCGGCGCAACCTCAGCTGCAAAGTAA